A part of Spiribacter vilamensis genomic DNA contains:
- the tadA gene encoding tRNA adenosine(34) deaminase TadA encodes MERALALAGVAAARGEVPVGAVLVQDGETIGEGHNQPIGTHDPSAHAEIIALRAAGRHLGAYRLPGTTLYVSLEPCSMCVGALIHARVERIVFAASDPKTGACGGAISLHNDATHNHQLSVDGGLMAERSAELLRGFFRSRRRSTPSPSGLIQDPVRGDAG; translated from the coding sequence ATGGAACGGGCGCTGGCGCTCGCCGGCGTTGCGGCGGCCAGGGGCGAGGTGCCCGTGGGGGCGGTGCTCGTCCAAGACGGCGAGACGATCGGAGAGGGCCATAATCAACCGATCGGAACCCACGATCCCAGCGCCCATGCCGAGATCATTGCGCTGCGCGCGGCGGGTAGGCACCTCGGGGCCTATCGCCTGCCGGGGACAACGCTCTACGTGTCGCTCGAGCCCTGCTCGATGTGTGTCGGCGCCCTGATCCACGCCCGCGTCGAGCGAATCGTCTTCGCGGCATCGGACCCCAAGACGGGCGCCTGTGGCGGAGCGATCAGTCTGCACAACGATGCGACCCACAACCACCAACTCTCGGTCGATGGCGGGCTTATGGCGGAACGATCCGCGGAACTGCTGCGAGGCTTTTTCCGGTCGCGGCGTCGGTCGACGCCGTCGCCCTCAGGCCTGATCCAGGATCCAGTCCGGGGCGATGCCGGATGA
- the phnD gene encoding phosphate/phosphite/phosphonate ABC transporter substrate-binding protein, whose translation MKIQNAALTALAAAALATSANAEFQLDDRYTDADNDLVADIPEAASDQVDPNTLVFAYTPVEDPAVYADVFQGFLDHMEEVTGKNVRFFPVQSNSAQIEAMRAGRLHVAGFNTGSNPIAVACAGFRPFAMMAADDGSFGYEMEIITHPDSGIETVEDIRGRELTFTAETSNSGFKAPSAILKAEFDMEAGEDFETSFSGAHDNSVLGVANRDYLVAPVANSVKGRMLDRDVISEDQVEVVYQSQTFPTTGYGVAHNLKPELQEKIKEAFFSFDWEGTALAEEFGRNGEDQFIPITFEEDWAVIRTINEANDVSYTCE comes from the coding sequence ATGAAGATCCAGAACGCTGCCCTCACCGCCCTCGCTGCCGCGGCACTTGCCACATCGGCCAATGCCGAGTTCCAGCTTGATGATCGTTATACCGATGCAGACAACGACCTTGTTGCCGACATCCCCGAAGCGGCCTCGGACCAGGTCGATCCGAACACGCTTGTTTTCGCCTATACGCCCGTCGAGGACCCAGCCGTCTATGCCGACGTCTTCCAGGGCTTTCTGGATCACATGGAAGAGGTAACCGGCAAGAACGTGCGCTTCTTCCCGGTGCAGTCCAATTCGGCACAGATCGAGGCGATGCGGGCCGGACGGCTCCATGTCGCCGGGTTCAACACCGGGTCCAACCCCATTGCCGTTGCCTGCGCCGGATTCCGTCCGTTTGCGATGATGGCCGCCGATGACGGGTCCTTCGGTTACGAGATGGAGATCATCACCCATCCCGACTCGGGCATCGAGACGGTCGAGGATATCCGCGGCCGGGAACTGACGTTCACCGCCGAGACATCCAACTCTGGCTTCAAAGCGCCCTCTGCGATCCTCAAGGCCGAATTCGATATGGAAGCGGGTGAGGACTTCGAGACGAGTTTCTCGGGCGCCCACGACAACTCTGTCCTTGGTGTAGCCAATCGCGATTACCTGGTCGCGCCCGTCGCCAACTCGGTCAAGGGCCGCATGCTCGACCGCGACGTGATCAGCGAGGATCAGGTTGAAGTGGTTTACCAGTCACAGACCTTCCCCACCACCGGTTACGGTGTTGCTCATAACCTCAAGCCGGAGCTGCAGGAGAAAATCAAGGAGGCGTTCTTCAGCTTTGACTGGGAAGGTACGGCGCTTGCCGAGGAATTCGGGCGGAATGGAGAGGATCAGTTCATCCCGATCACCTTCGAAGAGGACTGGGCCGTCATCCGCACCATCAACGAGGCGAACGACGTGAGCTATACCTGCGAGTAA
- a CDS encoding thiolase family protein — protein sequence MSSRNVVICHPVRTAIGTYNGSLKDTPATDLGARVIQETLSRSGLAADKVQSLIMGHVIQAGCRMNSGRQAGIGGGLPVDVPALTVNRVCGSGAQAVASAAMEIWSGMTDCTIAGGMENMDRAPYVLPQGRWGARMGDVTMFDAMLLDGLNDAFSNRHAGWHTEDLVSRYGISREDQDKWALRSQQHFSKAQEAGHFDAEIAGVELTSRKGTTTFARDEHNRSDVSLESLNKMKPAFRKEGTITAGNAPGLNSGSAAMIVAERGWAEQQGLTPMARLVSFGVGAVEPDYFGIGPVPAVKQALERAGWSVGDLDRVEINEAFAAIALACQRELGLPEDIVNVEGGAIAHGHPVGASGAVLTTRLLHAMQRNGERRGVVTLCIGGGQGIALALETL from the coding sequence ATGTCATCACGCAATGTCGTTATCTGCCATCCCGTTCGTACCGCCATCGGCACCTATAACGGTAGCCTGAAGGACACCCCTGCCACGGATCTGGGCGCGCGGGTCATTCAGGAAACCCTGTCTCGATCCGGCCTGGCCGCCGACAAAGTACAGTCGCTGATCATGGGGCATGTCATCCAGGCGGGCTGTCGCATGAACTCGGGTCGCCAGGCCGGCATTGGCGGCGGCCTGCCGGTAGACGTGCCTGCGCTTACCGTCAACCGGGTCTGTGGCTCCGGAGCTCAGGCAGTAGCGAGCGCCGCCATGGAGATCTGGAGCGGCATGACCGACTGCACCATCGCCGGCGGCATGGAGAACATGGACCGCGCCCCCTACGTGCTGCCCCAGGGCCGCTGGGGCGCACGCATGGGCGATGTGACCATGTTCGACGCCATGTTGCTGGACGGTCTCAACGATGCCTTCAGCAACAGGCATGCCGGCTGGCATACCGAGGATCTGGTAAGCCGCTATGGCATCTCTCGAGAGGATCAGGATAAGTGGGCGCTGCGCTCCCAACAGCACTTCTCAAAGGCCCAGGAGGCTGGGCACTTCGACGCCGAGATCGCCGGCGTGGAACTCACCAGCCGCAAGGGCACCACGACTTTCGCCCGTGACGAGCATAATCGTAGCGATGTGTCGCTTGAATCGCTCAACAAGATGAAACCCGCTTTCCGCAAGGAGGGCACCATCACCGCCGGCAATGCCCCGGGACTCAACAGCGGCTCGGCAGCGATGATCGTCGCCGAGCGTGGTTGGGCCGAACAACAGGGCCTCACCCCCATGGCCCGACTTGTGTCCTTCGGCGTCGGCGCCGTCGAGCCGGACTACTTCGGCATCGGCCCGGTACCTGCCGTCAAGCAGGCGCTTGAGCGGGCCGGCTGGTCGGTGGGTGATCTCGACCGGGTCGAGATCAATGAGGCTTTCGCCGCCATCGCCCTGGCCTGTCAGCGCGAGCTGGGGCTACCGGAAGACATCGTCAACGTGGAGGGCGGCGCCATCGCCCACGGCCACCCCGTGGGCGCGAGCGGAGCAGTGCTGACCACCCGCTTGCTGCATGCCATGCAGCGCAACGGCGAACGTCGCGGCGTCGTTACCCTGTGCATTGGCGGCGGGCAGGGCATTGCGCTGGCACTGGAAACGCTTTAA
- the tnpC gene encoding IS66 family transposase, whose translation MPTTPANPLEPPEDVAALRAELAASRAALAELRSRLHHRDCELEKLKLELARLKRWRFGRSSERLDAQIAQLELTIEAMETVSASAAAQAPAPAPPRSSASTARSTRPSLPEDLPREDRHHAAACTCPDCGAALTYLGEDVSEVLEYVPASFKIIRHIRPKHRCGQCGTIDQAPAAERPIERGRAGAGLLAQVLVAKYCDHLPLYRQSAIYAREGVPLTRSTLADWVGASSALLAPLGDALQRHILGGATVHADDTPVPVLAPGRGQTRTARLWTYVRDERAAGGETPPAVLFRYSPDRKGLHPQRHLRAFTGVLQADGYPGFRALYETGRVQEAACWAHVRRKFHDVAQANDSPYAREALTRIGSLYAVEADLRGQPPDRRRCERQARAGPVLDDLRTWFNDTLQRVSAKSTFAVAVRYALERWTALTRYRDDGRVEIDNNAAERALRTVALGRKNYLFAGSDRGGDSAALIYSLIGTARLNGVDPYAYLRAVLERIGSHPINRIDELLPWHIALGDPQPQAAAAAA comes from the coding sequence ATGCCGACAACGCCCGCCAACCCTCTGGAACCGCCCGAGGATGTCGCTGCCCTGCGCGCCGAACTTGCGGCGAGCCGTGCGGCGTTGGCGGAGCTGCGTAGCCGTCTCCACCACCGCGACTGCGAGCTGGAGAAGCTCAAGCTCGAGCTCGCCCGGCTCAAGCGCTGGCGGTTCGGCCGCTCCTCGGAGCGGCTGGATGCACAGATCGCCCAGCTCGAACTCACTATCGAAGCGATGGAGACCGTGTCGGCCAGTGCGGCTGCGCAGGCCCCCGCACCGGCACCGCCCCGGTCATCGGCATCCACAGCCCGTTCAACACGCCCGTCCCTGCCCGAGGATCTGCCCCGCGAAGACCGGCACCACGCCGCTGCCTGCACCTGCCCGGACTGCGGCGCGGCGCTGACCTACCTCGGCGAAGACGTCAGCGAGGTGCTGGAGTACGTCCCGGCGTCGTTCAAGATCATCCGCCATATCCGCCCCAAGCATCGATGTGGGCAGTGCGGCACGATCGACCAGGCGCCCGCCGCCGAGCGGCCCATCGAGCGGGGGCGGGCCGGCGCCGGGCTACTCGCCCAGGTGCTGGTCGCGAAGTACTGTGATCATCTGCCGTTGTACCGCCAGTCGGCGATCTATGCCCGTGAGGGTGTGCCGCTCACGCGCTCGACCCTCGCCGACTGGGTGGGGGCGAGCAGTGCGCTGCTCGCACCGCTGGGCGACGCACTCCAGCGTCACATCCTCGGTGGCGCGACGGTCCACGCCGACGACACGCCGGTGCCGGTGCTCGCACCGGGCCGCGGCCAGACCCGTACCGCTCGGCTATGGACGTATGTACGTGATGAACGGGCTGCCGGTGGCGAGACGCCGCCGGCGGTGCTGTTCCGTTACTCACCGGATCGCAAGGGGCTGCATCCGCAGCGTCACCTGCGGGCGTTCACCGGCGTGCTCCAGGCCGACGGCTACCCGGGCTTCCGAGCGCTCTACGAGACGGGCCGCGTTCAGGAGGCGGCGTGCTGGGCGCACGTGCGACGCAAGTTCCACGATGTCGCCCAGGCCAACGACTCGCCGTATGCTCGCGAAGCGCTAACGCGCATCGGCTCGCTCTATGCCGTTGAGGCCGACCTCCGCGGCCAGCCGCCGGATCGCCGTCGCTGTGAGCGCCAGGCCCGGGCGGGTCCCGTGCTCGACGACCTGCGTACCTGGTTCAACGACACGCTCCAGCGCGTCTCGGCGAAGTCGACCTTCGCGGTGGCGGTGCGCTACGCGCTCGAGCGGTGGACGGCGCTCACGCGCTACCGGGATGACGGTCGGGTGGAGATCGACAACAACGCCGCCGAGCGGGCGCTTCGTACCGTGGCGCTGGGACGCAAGAACTACCTCTTCGCCGGCTCCGACCGGGGCGGGGACAGTGCGGCGTTGATCTACAGCCTCATCGGCACTGCCCGGCTGAACGGCGTCGACCCATACGCCTACCTCCGGGCCGTGCTCGAGCGCATCGGTTCGCACCCGATCAACCGCATCGATGAACTGCTGCCGTGGCACATCGCGCTCGGTGACCCGCAGCCTCAAGCGGCCGCTGCGGCCGCCTGA
- the guaA gene encoding glutamine-hydrolyzing GMP synthase, whose product MTGDIHAERILILDFGSQYTQLIARRIREAGVYCEIRPWDVDVERIRDFAPRGVILSGGPESVHEDSERTPRMAPVVLELGVPILGICYGMQTLAHELGGGVEASSTKEFGYAEVRARGHSALLRDIEDRTNAEGHGLLDVWMSHGDRVAALPSGFKVIASTPSAPIAGIGDDARGLYGLQFHPEVTHTAQGQRILERFAHEICGCSGKWTAGNIIDDLAARVRSTVGDDNVLLGLSGGVDSSVVAALLHKAIGDQLTCVFVDNGLLRLGEGDEVMRTFARHMGIRVIRVDAEDRFLDALAGEADPEVKRKIIGRTFIEVFDEEAGKLDNIQWLAQGTIYPDVIESAGASTGKAHVIKSHHNVGGLPERMNLKLLEPLRELFKDEVRRIGLELGLPAEMIHRHPFPGPGLGVRILGEIHKVYADCLRAADAIFIEELRSSGWYEKTSQAFAVFLPVRSVGVTGDGRRYEWVIALRAVETIDFMTARWAHLPYDFLDHVSRRIINEIDGISRVVYDISGKPPATIEWE is encoded by the coding sequence ATGACCGGCGATATCCATGCCGAGCGGATCCTGATCCTCGATTTCGGCTCACAGTACACCCAGCTCATCGCCCGTCGTATCCGCGAGGCGGGCGTCTACTGCGAGATCCGCCCCTGGGACGTCGATGTCGAGCGTATCCGCGACTTTGCTCCCCGAGGGGTGATCCTCTCGGGCGGCCCGGAATCGGTACACGAGGATAGCGAGCGGACGCCACGCATGGCACCGGTGGTGCTCGAGCTGGGCGTGCCGATCCTGGGGATCTGCTATGGCATGCAGACCCTCGCCCATGAGCTGGGTGGCGGTGTCGAGGCGTCCTCCACCAAGGAGTTCGGCTACGCCGAGGTCCGCGCCCGGGGCCATTCCGCATTACTGCGCGATATCGAGGACCGCACCAACGCCGAGGGCCATGGACTGCTCGATGTGTGGATGAGTCATGGCGACCGTGTCGCCGCGCTGCCGTCGGGGTTCAAGGTTATTGCCAGCACACCCTCGGCGCCCATCGCCGGCATCGGCGACGACGCGCGCGGCCTGTACGGCCTGCAGTTCCATCCGGAAGTCACGCATACCGCGCAGGGGCAGCGCATTCTCGAGCGCTTCGCCCACGAGATCTGCGGCTGCAGTGGCAAGTGGACCGCGGGTAATATCATTGATGATCTGGCTGCCCGGGTACGCTCGACGGTGGGAGACGACAACGTCCTGCTCGGGCTCTCCGGCGGCGTCGACTCCTCGGTGGTGGCGGCGCTGCTGCACAAGGCCATCGGTGATCAGCTCACCTGCGTATTCGTCGACAACGGCCTGCTGCGTCTGGGCGAGGGCGATGAGGTCATGCGGACCTTTGCCCGGCATATGGGTATTCGCGTCATTCGGGTGGACGCCGAGGACCGGTTCCTCGATGCGCTGGCCGGCGAGGCCGACCCCGAGGTCAAGCGCAAGATCATCGGCCGAACCTTCATCGAGGTGTTCGATGAGGAGGCGGGAAAGCTGGACAACATCCAGTGGCTGGCGCAGGGCACGATCTACCCGGACGTCATCGAATCCGCCGGGGCAAGCACCGGCAAGGCCCATGTCATCAAGTCGCACCACAATGTCGGCGGCCTGCCGGAGCGCATGAACCTCAAGCTGCTCGAGCCGCTGCGCGAGCTCTTCAAGGACGAGGTTCGGCGCATCGGTCTCGAACTCGGTCTGCCGGCGGAAATGATCCACCGGCATCCGTTTCCGGGGCCGGGCCTCGGGGTGCGTATCCTCGGCGAGATCCACAAGGTCTACGCCGACTGCCTGCGGGCGGCGGACGCCATTTTCATCGAAGAGCTGCGTTCGAGTGGCTGGTACGAGAAAACCAGCCAGGCCTTCGCGGTTTTTCTGCCGGTGCGCTCGGTAGGGGTGACCGGTGACGGACGGCGCTATGAGTGGGTCATTGCCCTGCGCGCCGTGGAGACCATCGATTTCATGACCGCGCGCTGGGCCCATTTGCCCTACGACTTCCTTGATCATGTCTCGCGTCGGATCATTAACGAAATCGACGGTATTTCGCGCGTGGTCTACGACATATCCGGCAAACCGCCTGCGACTATCGAGTGGGAGTGA
- the phnC gene encoding phosphonate ABC transporter ATP-binding protein has product MLQIDNLGKTFATGDTALANVSIDVPKGQILGLIGPSGAGKSTLIRCINRLVEPTEGAIRLGDVDLARVSARELRHQRRRIGMIFQEYSLVERLTVMENVLSGRLGYVSFWRSWTRRFPAEDIQRAFRLLDRVGLYEQANKRADALSGGQRQRVGIARALAQDPELLLVDEPTASLDPKTSRQIMRLITEICAERQLPAIVNIHDVPLAQQFVQRIVGLQDGRVVFDGPPEGLNEQTLTDIYGEEDWNPDRNDGEDEDVTTDTTKTGTRAPASLQKAREASA; this is encoded by the coding sequence ATGTTGCAGATCGACAACCTTGGCAAGACTTTCGCAACCGGCGACACCGCACTGGCCAACGTCAGCATTGATGTCCCCAAAGGTCAGATCTTGGGCCTGATCGGTCCTTCCGGGGCCGGCAAATCCACGCTGATCCGTTGCATCAACCGACTGGTGGAGCCGACCGAGGGGGCAATCAGGCTGGGCGATGTCGACCTCGCCCGTGTCAGCGCCCGTGAACTGCGGCACCAACGCCGGCGGATCGGGATGATCTTCCAGGAATACTCACTGGTAGAGCGACTCACGGTGATGGAAAACGTCCTCTCCGGGCGGCTCGGTTACGTGTCTTTCTGGCGCAGCTGGACACGACGTTTTCCCGCCGAAGATATCCAGCGTGCCTTCCGGCTGCTGGATCGTGTTGGACTTTACGAACAGGCCAACAAGCGCGCGGACGCCCTCTCCGGTGGGCAGCGGCAGCGGGTGGGCATCGCCCGCGCTCTGGCCCAGGATCCGGAATTGCTCCTTGTCGACGAGCCGACCGCGAGCCTCGATCCCAAGACATCGCGCCAGATCATGCGCCTGATCACCGAGATCTGCGCCGAGCGTCAGCTTCCGGCCATCGTGAACATCCACGACGTACCACTGGCCCAGCAGTTCGTGCAGCGCATTGTCGGGCTGCAGGACGGTCGGGTCGTCTTTGATGGTCCGCCGGAGGGACTCAACGAGCAGACACTCACCGATATCTACGGCGAAGAGGACTGGAACCCGGATCGTAATGACGGTGAGGATGAGGACGTGACGACGGACACCACCAAGACCGGCACCCGCGCACCGGCGTCCTTGCAAAAGGCTCGGGAGGCCTCGGCGTAA
- the phnE gene encoding phosphonate ABC transporter, permease protein PhnE, protein MKDSHSETPVWHFRTSRQQWALWVGWLALVALFIFCWTLMTSETMWFFVLDAPAQAADLGGRMWPPRWEYLPSLWEPMWDTINIATIGTVAGVLMAIPVAFLAARNTTPSTKILRPIALFVIVTSRSINALIWALLLVAIIGPGILAGMVAIALRSIGFVGKLLYEAIEETDPLQVEAVAATGASRAQTISYGIVPQIMPAFWGISVFRWDINIRESTILGLVGAGGIGLQLQGSLNTLAWGQVSVILLLILATVVVSESISAKMRHAVI, encoded by the coding sequence ATGAAAGACTCGCACTCGGAGACGCCGGTCTGGCATTTCCGGACCAGTCGCCAGCAGTGGGCGCTCTGGGTCGGCTGGCTGGCACTGGTGGCCCTGTTCATTTTCTGCTGGACGCTCATGACGAGCGAGACCATGTGGTTTTTCGTCCTCGATGCGCCCGCCCAGGCGGCAGACCTCGGTGGCCGGATGTGGCCACCAAGGTGGGAGTATCTGCCCAGCCTTTGGGAGCCGATGTGGGACACCATCAACATCGCGACCATCGGGACGGTCGCCGGTGTATTAATGGCGATACCCGTGGCGTTTCTCGCGGCTCGCAACACCACGCCGTCGACGAAGATCCTGCGGCCCATCGCGCTCTTCGTGATCGTCACTTCACGTTCGATCAACGCCCTGATCTGGGCCCTGCTGCTCGTCGCCATCATCGGCCCGGGCATCCTTGCCGGTATGGTCGCGATCGCACTTCGCTCCATCGGCTTTGTCGGCAAGCTCCTCTACGAGGCTATCGAGGAAACCGATCCACTGCAGGTCGAGGCGGTCGCGGCCACCGGCGCCAGCCGGGCGCAGACGATCAGCTATGGGATTGTCCCGCAGATTATGCCGGCGTTCTGGGGCATCTCGGTGTTCCGCTGGGATATCAACATCCGCGAGAGCACGATTCTCGGTCTGGTCGGTGCAGGCGGTATCGGCCTGCAGCTGCAGGGCTCGCTGAATACCCTCGCGTGGGGACAGGTAAGCGTTATACTGCTGCTCATTCTCGCCACGGTTGTGGTGAGCGAATCGATCTCCGCGAAGATGCGTCACGCGGTCATCTGA
- a CDS encoding HAD-IIA family hydrolase, translated as MNQAFSAYEAIRHRLPASNGSGACRDAAHLGEIADDFDTVLLDAFGVLNRGQDPIPSVPERVRDLQAAGKRVMVVSNAAGFSHSTLMARYQRLGYEFDPEDVVTSRKTLVRQLEQEPPRHWGLIAGQQFGPEEFPPLDYRMLADDIDDYHAVDGFLFVGASEWTAARQRLLIESLRAHPRRLLVANPDLLAPQEGGDSIEPGTHAHQVQDETGVEPAFYGKPFANIFDLALERLGPGIDRDRTLMVGDTLHTDILGGQAAGIRTALVTRTGVLAGMDIAAAIESSGIAPDWILDQA; from the coding sequence ATGAATCAAGCTTTTAGCGCCTACGAGGCCATCCGGCATCGGCTGCCGGCCTCGAACGGATCGGGCGCCTGTCGCGACGCCGCTCACCTCGGCGAGATTGCCGACGACTTCGATACCGTGCTGCTGGATGCATTCGGCGTCCTCAACCGGGGGCAGGACCCGATCCCCAGTGTGCCCGAACGGGTTCGTGATCTGCAGGCGGCGGGCAAGCGCGTGATGGTGGTCTCGAACGCGGCCGGATTCTCGCACTCGACACTGATGGCGCGGTATCAGCGCCTGGGCTACGAATTCGACCCGGAGGATGTCGTCACTAGTCGCAAGACGCTCGTGCGCCAACTCGAACAGGAGCCACCCCGGCACTGGGGGCTCATCGCCGGGCAGCAGTTCGGGCCCGAAGAATTCCCGCCCCTCGACTATCGCATGCTTGCCGATGACATCGACGACTATCACGCCGTGGATGGATTTCTGTTCGTGGGCGCCTCGGAGTGGACGGCAGCGCGGCAGCGGCTTTTGATCGAGAGTTTGAGGGCGCATCCGCGTCGGCTCCTGGTCGCCAATCCCGATCTGCTGGCACCCCAGGAGGGGGGCGATTCCATCGAGCCCGGCACGCACGCCCACCAGGTCCAGGATGAAACCGGCGTCGAACCGGCCTTCTACGGCAAGCCCTTCGCGAATATTTTCGATCTGGCCCTGGAACGCCTTGGCCCCGGAATCGATCGTGATCGAACACTGATGGTCGGCGATACACTGCACACCGACATCCTAGGCGGCCAGGCTGCGGGGATCCGGACCGCGCTTGTCACCCGGACGGGCGTGCTCGCCGGCATGGACATCGCTGCAGCCATCGAGTCATCCGGCATCGCCCCGGACTGGATCCTGGATCAGGCCTGA
- the tnpA gene encoding IS66-like element accessory protein TnpA: protein MDTDEQHTRAGGGDRRRWFTVGYKRQVVEETLTGDTSVSVVARRHDLNSNQLFNWRRHYRNGLLEETANSGAALMPVHVADAQVAATAEPPGSPRPPSAGGEVEIHLSGGHRVVVRGDADHAALRVALEVLSG from the coding sequence GTGGACACCGACGAACAACACACGCGAGCTGGCGGTGGGGACCGACGCCGGTGGTTCACCGTTGGTTATAAGCGGCAAGTGGTCGAGGAGACCCTGACCGGAGACACTTCCGTGTCGGTGGTTGCCCGCCGCCACGACCTCAACTCCAACCAGCTCTTCAACTGGCGCCGGCACTATCGCAATGGGCTGCTCGAGGAGACGGCGAACTCGGGTGCGGCGCTGATGCCCGTTCACGTCGCCGATGCGCAGGTTGCTGCGACGGCCGAACCGCCGGGTTCTCCGCGGCCGCCGTCGGCGGGTGGCGAGGTGGAGATCCACCTCAGTGGCGGTCACCGAGTGGTGGTGCGCGGTGACGCCGACCATGCGGCGCTTCGCGTGGCGTTAGAGGTGTTGAGCGGATGA
- the phnE gene encoding phosphonate ABC transporter, permease protein PhnE: MAGIDTTTYPATWRRPPQIITDRRWRIGIQLAILAYMVLAWNSVEVDWQRVVVGLERGQQFAMGFLQPDFMSRGDAIVRGIIESLTMTLTSTVVGIILSVPIGIGAARNLTPRYVYLVCRSIVAVSRSLQEIIIAIFLVAMFGFGPFAGFLTLSFATIGFLAKLLADDIEEIEPGQADAIRATGASWFQLVNYAIQPQVMPRLIGLSMYRLDINFRESAVIGIVGAGGIGATLNTAIDRYEYDSAGAILLVIIAIVMAAEYASGAIRGRLQ, encoded by the coding sequence ATGGCCGGGATCGATACAACCACCTATCCCGCGACCTGGCGCCGCCCGCCGCAGATCATCACGGACCGGCGCTGGCGGATCGGCATTCAGCTCGCGATCCTCGCCTACATGGTCCTCGCCTGGAACTCCGTCGAGGTCGACTGGCAGCGAGTCGTCGTCGGTCTGGAACGGGGGCAGCAGTTCGCAATGGGCTTTCTGCAGCCGGATTTCATGAGCCGCGGGGACGCCATCGTGCGCGGCATCATCGAGAGCCTCACCATGACGCTCACCTCGACCGTGGTAGGCATTATCCTTTCGGTTCCCATCGGAATCGGTGCTGCCCGCAACCTCACGCCGCGCTATGTCTATCTCGTCTGCCGCTCGATCGTGGCCGTAAGCCGGTCCCTGCAGGAGATCATTATCGCGATCTTCCTGGTGGCGATGTTCGGCTTCGGACCCTTTGCCGGTTTCCTCACCCTGAGTTTCGCCACCATCGGATTCCTCGCCAAGCTCCTTGCCGATGATATCGAGGAGATCGAGCCGGGACAGGCGGACGCCATCCGTGCCACGGGTGCGTCGTGGTTCCAGCTGGTTAACTACGCCATCCAGCCGCAGGTCATGCCGCGGCTGATCGGGCTTTCAATGTACCGGCTCGACATCAACTTCCGCGAATCCGCGGTGATCGGAATCGTTGGTGCGGGCGGGATCGGCGCAACGCTCAACACCGCCATCGACCGCTATGAATACGACAGCGCCGGCGCAATCCTGCTGGTGATCATCGCTATCGTTATGGCCGCCGAATACGCCTCGGGCGCCATCCGTGGGAGGTTGCAATGA
- the tnpB gene encoding IS66 family insertion sequence element accessory protein TnpB (TnpB, as the term is used for proteins encoded by IS66 family insertion elements, is considered an accessory protein, since TnpC, encoded by a neighboring gene, is a DDE family transposase.), whose product MIAPPTGTRVYLVAGVTDMRKGFDGLAAMVAHRLSRDPFSGRIFVFRGRRGDRIKVLWWDGQGLCLYAKRLERGRFVWPRVDHGAVYLTAAQLAMLLEGIDWRTPQRTFDPQYAA is encoded by the coding sequence ATGATCGCGCCACCGACGGGCACGCGTGTCTACCTGGTCGCGGGTGTCACCGACATGCGCAAGGGCTTCGACGGGCTCGCCGCCATGGTCGCGCATCGGCTGAGCCGGGATCCGTTCTCGGGGCGGATCTTTGTCTTCCGCGGCCGGCGCGGGGATCGCATCAAAGTGTTGTGGTGGGACGGTCAGGGGCTGTGCCTGTATGCCAAGCGCCTGGAACGGGGTCGCTTTGTGTGGCCACGTGTGGACCACGGGGCCGTGTACCTCACCGCCGCGCAGTTGGCGATGCTCCTCGAGGGGATCGACTGGCGCACGCCGCAGCGCACGTTCGATCCGCAATACGCCGCCTGA